From Xenopus tropicalis strain Nigerian chromosome 3, UCB_Xtro_10.0, whole genome shotgun sequence, the proteins below share one genomic window:
- the eif3j gene encoding eukaryotic translation initiation factor 3 subunit J isoform 1 (isoform 1 is encoded by transcript variant 1), with protein MAENDSWDADDFEPEVSNQKGAVSGPPPAGRDRWEGEDEEEDVKDNWDDEEEAEAATKQEAQKTVEPKVSEKKKLLEKIREKEKLHKKRQEEVNQQEKEGTAPELSPEEQLAEKLRLKKLQEDSDLELAKEAFGDNVTVTGIDAMNPSSREDFTEFGKLLKEKITQYERSLFYPGFLEVLVREVCVSLEVDDLKKINNSLTVLCFEKQKQEKQQSKAKKKKKGVVPGGGLKANMKNDLEDYGGMDEGYGREYDDFM; from the exons ATGGCGGAGAACGACAGCTGGG ATGCTGATGATTTTGAGCCAGAAGTTTCAAATCAGAAGGGTGCTGTGTCAGGCCCACCACCGGCAGGAAGAGATCGTTGGGAGGGAGAGGACGAGGAGGAGGATGTTAAG GATAACTGGGATGATGAAGAGGAGGCTGAGGCGGCAACTAAACAAGAAGCACAGAAAACGG TAGAACCAAAGgtttctgaaaagaaaaaattactagaaaaaataagagaaaaagagaagttgcataaaaaaaggcaggAGGAAGTAAACCAGCAG GAGAAGGAAGGAACCGCACCAGAGTTAAGTCCAGAGGAACAGCTGGCAGAAAAGCTTCGCCTAAAGAAGTTACAGGAGGACTCCGACTTAGAATTAGCAAAGGAGGCTTTTG GAGACAATGTTACCGTTACTGGAATAGATGCCATGAATCCGTCCTCAAGAGAAGACTTTACAGAATTTGGGAAGCTCCTCAAAGAAAAGATCACCCAGTATGAGAGATCGTTATTTTACCCAGGCTTCCTGGAGGTCCTTGTGCGGGAAGTGTGCGTCTCAT TGGAAGTGGATGACCTGAAGAAAATCAACAATTCTCTAACAGTGTTGTGCTTTGAGAAACAGAAGCAAGAGAAG CAACAAAGTAaagccaaaaagaaaaagaagggagTTGTTCCGGGAGGAGGACTAAAAGCCAACATGAAGAATGATCTAGAAGATTATGGGGGCATGGATGAGGGCTATGGACGAGAGTATGACGATTTCATGTGA
- the eif3j gene encoding eukaryotic translation initiation factor 3 subunit J isoform 2 (isoform 2 is encoded by transcript variant 2), with the protein MAENDSWDADDFEPEVSNQKGAVSGPPPAGRDRWEGEDEEEDVKDNWDDEEEAEAATKQEAQKTEPKVSEKKKLLEKIREKEKLHKKRQEEVNQQEKEGTAPELSPEEQLAEKLRLKKLQEDSDLELAKEAFGDNVTVTGIDAMNPSSREDFTEFGKLLKEKITQYERSLFYPGFLEVLVREVCVSLEVDDLKKINNSLTVLCFEKQKQEKQQSKAKKKKKGVVPGGGLKANMKNDLEDYGGMDEGYGREYDDFM; encoded by the exons ATGGCGGAGAACGACAGCTGGG ATGCTGATGATTTTGAGCCAGAAGTTTCAAATCAGAAGGGTGCTGTGTCAGGCCCACCACCGGCAGGAAGAGATCGTTGGGAGGGAGAGGACGAGGAGGAGGATGTTAAG GATAACTGGGATGATGAAGAGGAGGCTGAGGCGGCAACTAAACAAGAAGCACAGAAAACGG AACCAAAGgtttctgaaaagaaaaaattactagaaaaaataagagaaaaagagaagttgcataaaaaaaggcaggAGGAAGTAAACCAGCAG GAGAAGGAAGGAACCGCACCAGAGTTAAGTCCAGAGGAACAGCTGGCAGAAAAGCTTCGCCTAAAGAAGTTACAGGAGGACTCCGACTTAGAATTAGCAAAGGAGGCTTTTG GAGACAATGTTACCGTTACTGGAATAGATGCCATGAATCCGTCCTCAAGAGAAGACTTTACAGAATTTGGGAAGCTCCTCAAAGAAAAGATCACCCAGTATGAGAGATCGTTATTTTACCCAGGCTTCCTGGAGGTCCTTGTGCGGGAAGTGTGCGTCTCAT TGGAAGTGGATGACCTGAAGAAAATCAACAATTCTCTAACAGTGTTGTGCTTTGAGAAACAGAAGCAAGAGAAG CAACAAAGTAaagccaaaaagaaaaagaagggagTTGTTCCGGGAGGAGGACTAAAAGCCAACATGAAGAATGATCTAGAAGATTATGGGGGCATGGATGAGGGCTATGGACGAGAGTATGACGATTTCATGTGA